The Rhodothermales bacterium genome includes a window with the following:
- a CDS encoding T9SS type A sorting domain-containing protein, whose protein sequence is MRACLAALLLLVALPVAAQDPAALPFRVELVERSFAAMPGLHSFAWAEHDGKWLFVAGRVDGLHGIVEFAFPADEANDAVWVVDRATEQVWSRSLDELGDAVADPLRATNPQYHQDGETLYVIGGYGTDSATGQMVTFPTLTALDVPGLIEAVTTGDALAPHLRQTTDERLAVTGGELRTFNGEYVLFGGQRFDGTYSAGGSGFTQAYTERIALFSIEDSEALVISDPLYLDYDPDVLHRRDMTVAPTYLRVGNLEGETFITEWLGLYGGVFRPDANLPYRTQIYFGATDIYEYFESGYEQQFAHYTCPALPLWDAATETMHTTFFGGMAQFVYDEETETVEQDYLVPFTDDIVTLTNDLDEDSPATYETVMPEPMPGLLGTNAVLVPAPGVPRSAHGVVQLGDLTARTLVGWIVGGIESSSANPGWMSMVATETNASSRLFEVWVTPQGLTASEPGAAPLAVALEAPYPNPFRTEATVAFVLDRDATVTVEVFDALGRRVARLHDGPLAARRHAFAFRPGDLPSGVYYARVHGDGVSETRPLVHVR, encoded by the coding sequence GTCGCGGCGCAGGACCCCGCCGCCCTCCCGTTCCGCGTCGAACTCGTCGAGCGCAGCTTCGCCGCCATGCCGGGCCTCCACTCGTTCGCATGGGCCGAGCACGACGGGAAGTGGCTCTTCGTCGCGGGCCGCGTGGACGGGCTCCACGGCATCGTCGAGTTCGCCTTCCCCGCAGACGAGGCGAACGACGCCGTGTGGGTCGTGGACCGCGCGACGGAGCAGGTGTGGTCCCGCTCGCTCGACGAGCTCGGCGACGCGGTCGCGGACCCGCTCCGGGCGACGAACCCGCAGTACCACCAGGACGGCGAGACGCTGTACGTGATCGGCGGCTACGGCACCGACTCCGCGACGGGCCAGATGGTCACGTTCCCGACGCTCACCGCCCTCGACGTGCCGGGCCTGATCGAGGCCGTGACGACGGGCGACGCGCTCGCTCCCCACCTCCGGCAGACGACCGACGAGCGCCTTGCCGTCACCGGCGGCGAGCTGCGCACCTTCAACGGCGAGTACGTCCTCTTCGGCGGCCAGCGTTTCGACGGCACGTATTCCGCCGGCGGCAGCGGCTTCACACAGGCCTACACCGAGCGTATCGCGCTGTTCTCCATCGAAGACAGCGAAGCGCTCGTCATCTCCGACCCGCTCTACCTCGACTACGACCCGGACGTGCTGCACCGCCGCGATATGACCGTCGCTCCGACGTATCTCCGCGTGGGCAACCTCGAAGGCGAGACCTTTATCACCGAATGGCTCGGGCTCTACGGCGGCGTCTTCCGACCCGACGCCAACCTGCCGTACCGCACGCAGATCTACTTCGGCGCCACAGACATCTACGAGTACTTCGAGAGCGGCTACGAGCAGCAGTTCGCGCACTACACCTGCCCCGCGCTCCCGCTCTGGGACGCCGCGACGGAGACGATGCACACGACGTTCTTCGGCGGGATGGCGCAGTTCGTCTACGACGAGGAGACCGAGACCGTCGAGCAGGACTACCTCGTCCCCTTCACCGACGACATCGTGACGCTGACGAACGACCTCGACGAGGACAGCCCGGCCACGTACGAGACAGTGATGCCGGAGCCGATGCCGGGCCTGCTCGGGACGAACGCGGTGCTGGTCCCCGCGCCCGGCGTGCCGCGCTCGGCCCACGGCGTCGTCCAGCTCGGCGACCTCACGGCGCGCACGCTCGTCGGCTGGATCGTCGGCGGCATCGAGTCCTCGTCGGCAAACCCGGGCTGGATGAGCATGGTCGCCACGGAGACGAACGCGAGCAGCCGCCTCTTCGAGGTGTGGGTCACGCCGCAGGGCCTCACCGCCTCGGAGCCGGGCGCGGCCCCGCTCGCCGTCGCGCTCGAAGCGCCGTACCCGAACCCGTTCCGCACCGAAGCTACGGTCGCGTTCGTGCTCGACCGGGACGCAACGGTGACGGTCGAGGTGTTCGACGCACTCGGCCGTCGCGTGGCTCGGCTCCACGACGGCCCACTCGCCGCGCGCCGCCACGCCTTCGCGTTCCGCCCCGGCGACCTCCCCTCCGGCGTCTACTACGCCCGCGTCCACGGCGACGGCGTCAGCGAAACCCGGCCGCTCGTGCACGTGCGCTGA
- a CDS encoding SpoIIE family protein phosphatase produces the protein MPETQTQKFDLRALLETSRLLSSSLEIDFVLGNLLLTAMSKLFVTRGVVLLDDPLAGAHRVEAVKGISALRRESLLYLGPVPETVATGEAVPPVLRERGIVLLLPITYHERMIGLVGLGPKATGGDFDTDELAFVDSLVNMSATAVHNARMVEELKDANRDLGHKIQQLDTLFDLSQEFNRTLDADYSIKLLSFALMGQLLIGRYVFLLCTEGGKLESVAARNAEPIDNEMCARLGSLKRLQLLDEDAGEWADLAERGFALALPLRLQEETRGVLLLGPRRTGAPFELEDIDFLTALGSLALNSVENARGVAARIEKERLEEEMRLARDIQERLLPQELPPFAGLDLAGLALPSRVVAGDYFDLLPLDEDRLLFAVADVSGKGLPASLLMANLQACLHVLRGSLAAETVTLAEATARVNEVIHRNTGMTTFITFFWGIYDRRDGGVRFVNAGHNYPFLVRADGSVERLETGGVLLGVLAGMAYEEGAAALEPGDTLVLFTDGVTEAWSALDPDDEYGEDRLLATISDHRTAPARSILGAIRTDVEAFTGGGTLDDDLTLVVLQRTG, from the coding sequence ATGCCCGAAACGCAAACGCAGAAGTTCGACCTCCGCGCGCTGCTCGAAACGAGCCGCCTGCTCAGCTCCTCGCTCGAGATCGACTTCGTGCTCGGCAACCTCCTGCTGACGGCGATGAGCAAGCTCTTCGTTACGCGCGGCGTCGTCCTCCTCGATGACCCGCTCGCAGGCGCCCACCGCGTCGAGGCCGTCAAGGGCATCTCGGCGCTCCGGCGCGAGTCGCTGCTCTACCTCGGCCCCGTGCCGGAGACCGTGGCGACGGGGGAGGCGGTCCCGCCGGTCCTGCGCGAGCGCGGCATCGTCCTCCTGCTCCCGATCACGTACCACGAGCGGATGATCGGCCTCGTCGGCCTCGGGCCGAAGGCGACGGGCGGCGACTTCGACACCGACGAGCTCGCCTTCGTCGACTCCCTCGTCAACATGTCGGCCACGGCCGTCCACAACGCGCGGATGGTGGAGGAGCTGAAGGACGCGAACCGCGACCTCGGCCACAAAATCCAGCAGCTCGACACCCTCTTCGATCTCTCGCAGGAGTTCAACCGCACGCTCGACGCCGACTACTCGATCAAGCTCCTCTCGTTCGCGCTCATGGGGCAGCTCCTCATCGGCCGCTACGTGTTCCTGCTGTGCACGGAAGGCGGAAAGCTGGAGTCCGTTGCCGCCCGCAACGCCGAGCCGATCGACAACGAGATGTGCGCGCGGCTCGGCTCGCTGAAGCGGCTCCAACTCCTCGATGAGGACGCGGGCGAATGGGCGGATCTGGCCGAGCGCGGGTTCGCTCTCGCTCTCCCGCTCCGGCTGCAGGAGGAGACGCGCGGCGTGCTCCTCCTCGGCCCCCGGCGGACGGGCGCGCCGTTCGAGCTCGAAGACATCGACTTCCTGACGGCGCTCGGCTCGCTCGCGCTCAACTCGGTCGAGAACGCGCGCGGCGTGGCGGCGCGGATCGAGAAGGAGCGGCTGGAGGAGGAGATGCGGCTCGCCCGCGATATCCAGGAGCGTCTGCTGCCGCAGGAGCTCCCGCCCTTCGCCGGGCTCGACCTCGCCGGTCTCGCCCTCCCGAGCCGCGTCGTCGCCGGCGACTACTTCGACCTCCTCCCGCTCGACGAGGACCGCCTGCTCTTCGCCGTTGCCGACGTGTCCGGCAAGGGGCTCCCGGCCTCGCTGCTGATGGCGAACCTGCAGGCGTGCCTCCACGTCCTCCGCGGTAGCCTCGCCGCCGAGACGGTGACGCTCGCCGAAGCCACCGCCCGCGTCAACGAGGTGATCCACCGCAACACGGGGATGACGACGTTCATCACGTTCTTCTGGGGGATCTACGACCGGCGCGACGGCGGCGTGCGCTTCGTCAACGCCGGCCACAACTACCCCTTTCTCGTCCGCGCCGACGGTTCGGTGGAGCGGCTGGAGACGGGCGGTGTCCTCCTCGGCGTGCTCGCGGGGATGGCCTACGAGGAGGGCGCGGCGGCGCTCGAGCCCGGCGACACGCTCGTCCTCTTCACCGACGGCGTGACCGAAGCGTGGAGCGCGCTCGACCCCGACGACGAGTACGGCGAGGACCGCCTGCTCGCCACGATCTCGGACCACCGCACGGCCCCGGCCCGCTCCATCCTCGGTGCGATCCGCACGGATGTCGAGGCCTTCACCGGCGGCGGCACGCTCGACGACGACCTGACGCTCGTCGTGCTCCAGCGGACGGGCTGA
- a CDS encoding metallophosphoesterase family protein encodes MTFGILSDTHNYFHPVLPEVLANVDVILHAGDVGTPEVLDALEAIAPVRAVYGNIDGQAIKHRAPEFQRFQTEGVRFLMTHIGGRPGRWPKGIGPLLDRERPDVFICGHSHILRIERVKALGGMLYLNPGAAGQQGFHTVKTCVRLIVEGGKTTQAEVVHLDT; translated from the coding sequence ATGACGTTCGGCATCCTCTCGGACACGCACAACTACTTCCACCCGGTGCTGCCGGAGGTGCTCGCGAACGTGGACGTCATCCTCCACGCGGGCGACGTGGGGACGCCCGAGGTGCTCGACGCGCTCGAGGCGATTGCGCCCGTCCGCGCCGTCTACGGCAACATCGACGGGCAGGCGATCAAGCATCGCGCCCCGGAGTTCCAGCGGTTCCAGACCGAGGGCGTGCGCTTCCTGATGACCCACATCGGCGGCCGGCCGGGGCGCTGGCCGAAGGGGATCGGGCCGCTCCTCGACCGCGAGCGACCCGACGTGTTCATCTGCGGCCACAGCCACATCCTCCGCATCGAACGCGTGAAGGCGCTCGGCGGCATGCTCTACCTCAACCCCGGCGCGGCCGGGCAACAGGGCTTCCACACCGTGAAGACGTGCGTCCGCCTCATCGTAGAGGGCGGAAAGACGACGCAAGCTGAGGTCGTGCACCTCGACACGTAA
- a CDS encoding metal-dependent hydrolase, whose amino-acid sequence MKLTYFGHSAFQIETDGTTLLFDPFITGNSHAEGVVAPGDLDPDVILMTHAHGDHWGDAPDILKRTGALLVANYEITNYAQQNHDHENVHPMNTGGAADFAWGRVIQTYARHSSSFPDGTYGGNPNGFILQIEGKTVYNTGDTCRFAEMAWTGEDYDLDLCLLPIGDDFTMGPAEAVRCTAMLKPKLTVPLHYGTFPVLTGDPDDFARQMDEAGMKARVMSPGETITL is encoded by the coding sequence ATGAAGCTCACGTATTTCGGCCACTCCGCTTTCCAGATCGAGACCGACGGGACGACGCTCCTCTTCGATCCCTTCATCACGGGCAACTCGCACGCCGAAGGTGTCGTCGCGCCCGGCGACCTCGACCCGGACGTGATCCTGATGACGCACGCCCACGGCGATCACTGGGGCGATGCGCCCGACATCCTCAAGCGGACCGGCGCGCTCCTCGTCGCCAACTACGAGATCACGAACTACGCGCAGCAGAACCACGACCACGAGAACGTCCACCCGATGAACACCGGCGGCGCGGCCGACTTCGCGTGGGGCCGCGTGATCCAGACCTACGCCCGCCACAGCTCGTCCTTCCCCGACGGGACGTATGGCGGCAACCCGAACGGCTTCATTCTCCAGATCGAAGGGAAGACGGTCTACAACACGGGCGACACGTGCCGCTTCGCCGAGATGGCGTGGACCGGCGAGGACTATGACCTCGACCTCTGCCTCCTCCCCATCGGCGACGACTTCACGATGGGGCCGGCTGAGGCCGTCCGCTGCACGGCGATGCTGAAGCCGAAGCTCACGGTGCCCCTCCACTACGGCACGTTCCCCGTCCTCACCGGCGACCCCGACGACTTCGCCCGGCAGATGGACGAAGCGGGGATGAAGGCCCGTGTGATGTCGCCCGGAGAAACGATTACATTGTAG